A stretch of Ipomoea triloba cultivar NCNSP0323 chromosome 13, ASM357664v1 DNA encodes these proteins:
- the LOC116002945 gene encoding zinc finger protein JAGGED-like isoform X3 — MNRHRQERETETLNRARQLVFSSDNMLAQGTHHLGCQGIPHGGYHHQSSNIGDPTLQYRSIYPTRLFSGTSTNTLIPTPPPAGQPPPVQPYVYASPPRLQVSFPSSHYPVNDYFVGHVLPTTQSSPSYASAAPPETSYTCIGAPVGHGVLPSGRGSSEGVPGGGVAVRDMSLYSNASPINRFQDGF; from the exons TTTTCAGCAGCGATAACATGTTAGCCCAAGGGACTCATCACCTAGG GTGTCAAGGAATTCCTCACGGAGGCTATCATCATCAATCAAGCAACATAGGAGATCCAACACTTCAATACAGATCAATCTACCCAACAAGACTATTTTCCGGCACCTCCACCAACACACTCATACCAACGCCGCCTCCGGCCGGACAGCCGCCGCCAGTTCAACCATACGTGTACGCTTCCCCTCCGCGCCTGCAGGTTTCTTTCCCATCCTCACACTATCCCGTCAATGACTACTTTGTCGGTCACGTCCTCCCCACCACTCAATCCAGCCCTAGCTATGCCTCCGCTGCGCCACCAGAAACCAGCTACACCTGCATCGGTGCACCAGTGGGGCACGGGGTGCTACCCAGCGGCCGAGGAAGCTCGGAAGGGGTTCCTGGTGGTGGCGTTGCTGTCAGAGACATGTCACTCTACAGTAATGCTTCACCCATCAATCGGTTTCAAGACGGATTCTAG